The DNA region cactgagcaggagacagtttatctgtggagagacttcctgaactcagggcctgttggatctcctccaccagagaacgatcattcagttcattcagacagtggaacagattgatgcttctctctgcagacagattctcaCTGATCTTCTCCTTGATGTAATCaactgtttcctgattggtctgtgagctacaTTCTGTCTGTCTTAACAGGCCACGTAGAAGCTTTTGATTGCCCTGCATtgaaagacccaggaggaagcggacgaacaggtccaggtgtccatcTGAAGTCTGTAATGCTTTGTCAACAGCACTCATGTAGACGTCAGTCTCTGCTgattcatcttcttttgtttcagagagccaggatgttttttgttctcccatcaggttgagtccagagttgatgaaggtcagatgcacatgaagagcagccagaaactcctgaacactcagatggatgaagcagaacaccttctcctggtacagccctctctcctctctaaagatctgtgtgaacactcctgagtacactgaggctgctgagatatcgatgccacactctgtcaggtctgattcatagaagatcaggtttcctttctgcagctgctcaaaagccagttttcccagagactcaatcatctccctgctctctggactccagtgtggatctgtctcacTTCTTACATCgtacttgagcttcttcactttggcctgaaccaccaggaagtggatgtacatctcagtcagggtgctgggcagctctgctccctctctggtgtccaacacatcctccagaactgtagcagtgatccagcagaagaccgggatgtggcacatgatgtggaggcttcgggatgtctggatgtgggagatgatcctgctggcctgctctgaatctctgaatctcttcctgaagtactcctccttctgagggtcagtgaaccctctgacctctgtcaccatgccgacacagccagcagggatctgattggctgctgcgggtcgtgtggttatccagaggcgagcagagggaagcagcttccccctgatgaggtttgtcagcagcacatccactgaggtgggctctgtagcatcagtcaggggctccttgctgtggaagtccagaggaagtcgacactcatccagaccgtcaaagatgaacacaacctggaactgttcaaagctgcagattcctgctgctttggtctcagtaaagaagtgatgaacaagttccaccaagctgaactttctctctctcagcacattcagctctctgaaagtgaatggaaacatgaagtggatgtcctggttggctttgccttcagcccagtccagagtgaacttctgtgttaagactgttttcccaatgccagccactccctttgtcagcactgttctgattggttcatctcttccaggtgggcctttaaagatgtcttcttgtctgatggatgtttctgctctgcctgctttcctggatgctgcttcaatctgtctgacctcatgttcatcattgacctctccggtccctccctctgtgatgtagagctctgtgtagatctgattcagaagggttggctttcctgctttaggaatcccctcaaacacacactggaacttcttcttcagggCAGATTTAACTTTACGTCCACAAACTGTAAACTTGTAAAATTAGAGCATTCTCTAGGTAACACAGTAACATCTTTTAACATGTAATCAATTTTAACAACAatttcaatatgaaataatgcataCATTTTACTAAATAACATCATGAATTAAACGCTTgccgacgatcttgctagcaaacgatcttgctagcaaacgatcttgctagcaaacgatcttgctagcaaacattcttgctagcaaacgatcttgctagcaaacattcttgctagcaaacgatcttgctagcaaacgaactttttctttttttcctctctttgctttaaaagatacaaaaataaagcaacatttttttttttttttaatactttattttttaaatacgctagcaaacgatcttgctagccattagcttcacatatcattgatatcactcaccggagtttccacagtaagctaccattatccagccccgtcaatgtcagcgatatacaccatgcagcactccctctcgcacactttatcctcgattctttttttctttagaatttcctctgtgctttgcatctcaccgctcacatggctgggctctctccttatgctcggtttgttttttccttcctcGTGCTTGTCCCTCACACACAAGCGCCGCCAAGGATCAAAAATTCACTGGCGCAGCATTAATCTATGCGTGAGCCGTAGCTACACTTTCAGTgtgcgggtcccaccttcacccacagctcatcgcccacttcagtctgatgccaaatcgCGTGCTGATCAATTTCAACCTGTttagcttttcaaacaactattcaaactataactttcatacagtttaactgccagaaagaaatgatcccttaaaatgtaggaaaacgtgtcctctttcacacaaagtcacgctcattgagctctgccgcacatttttcttacaaattgcctctgagcccagaggtcgcctctaCTTTCTGAACAGCGAGCGTTTGTTGGAGACAGTGGAGCGCAGCCTAAGtcatagtgcaattttaagcagccaaagtgagcgcacctgtcagagacacaggcgaGCCGCACGCGCTCCTGTTCCCGGGGCAACGCCTCGTTAGCCGGCTGTCACACATCAGCAGTGACGTCAGCATGCTGAGAGACACGATGGGTTAGACTTTGCtcaaaataaagttccaaaaagtcacaaaaataacacttttctttctttctttcagacatttcaatgtccaataaacttcaaaacagcctagacgtaacgataccgcagcgccgcggatcttcggccGGTCTCGggtagccggcttcggccggtgcggagagccgttcgtgacggggctggggtgcggccggaggacggtcgcccctctcctatcgcgcaccgcatgtttgtggagaacctgctgctaaatcacttgcagaggccctggagcctggtgactcttaaaaaaaataaaataaaaaattacatggagctctggtcgggaaggaccagagtccatgcccgggaagggctgcttgagttcaggtgagtgtgcctggaccaggcagcctggtgactaaaaaaaaaagtgttttatagtaccaggggcgtggagctccagggggtgcggactggatcgttaggccggggaggggtgcttaagtgtgggtacacaggtgtggatggagggcctggagcccggttctttttttttttatagtaccaggggcgtggagctccagggggtgcggactggatcgttaggccggggaggggtgcttaagtgtgggtacacaggtgtggatggagggcctggtgctcggttctttataatctttttttcttctttttacaataccaggggcgtggagctccagggggtgcggactggattcttaggccggggaggggtgcttaagtgtgggtacacaggtgtggatggagggcctggagctcggttctttataatctttttttcttctttttacaataccaggggcgtggagctccagggggtgcggactggattcttaggccggggaggggtgcttaagtgtgggtacacaggtgtggatggagggcctggagctcggttctttataatctttttttcttctttttacaataccaggggcgtggagctccagggggtgcggactggatcgttaggccggggaggggtgcttaagtgtgggtacacaggtgtggatggttggcctggagctcgttttttttttttttttacagtaccaggggcgtggagctccaggcggtgcggactggatcgttaggccggggaggggtgcttaagtgtgggtacacaggtgtggatggagggcctggagctcggttctccttaacccttagggccgtttcaaagcagtgcggcaaagcgtggcggaacggaagcgattttcaccggcggaggtgaaaatacatggaaacagatctgtccttgcacacagacgcggcggtagtcgggcagtagcggcgcgggagacgcctccgtcccgcgctgcttttggaaaatagaactcgagcggaatttggacggcagcggccggcggcggccggcggtgtcccgttgaaatggatggggaatgcagacagggctggagcggaactaccgcggccgcagactgtccggtgtgaaaagccaagtagaacacagCGCCTGATAACTGCCGTTGTCTCgctgccacgctctggtctgaaatcgtcctaacccggggtcggcttgtttgagaaagaaacccaggaatagcgttcttttccggagttaagacgaaatacagatttttggttaaaaaatgatttgtgtgtgttttttcctttcctttcaaacttaaatgtcgggtttccttccaaaaataaactgcttttggtgcttccaattgtttggtcgttaattaaatcacaaaaaaaaaaaaaaaaaaaacacgaaccaAACTTGCttctaaataatccaaatatttttctccaacgaaaaagttcctaatcttctggcattttgccgtacataccctcaaacgactggttcctttcttcctttgtctaacAATTTTCGGCGTGTAACGGCGACAGTTCCTGCTGTCCTCCAGCGCGCAGTGGGAAAGTTTCTCCGTGGTCCAAGTTCCAAAATGGTCCGTAATCCAAAGTTCCAGGAGTTATTGACTAATTGTACTggtgaaaacaggtttttggcttttcctggagcccaagtcctgtccgtttttggtaacatgtcatttctccgacgcccctttggtccgacccgtcaatattccgaaaatttcccattgatcctacagcccactcgtccgaaatgtctttgttccagattaaattcaccctttgttccgacagctcaatgtttgagcccacacgtacacacgcacgtgcacctacacgcgtgcacacgcatttacgtgcacacaaacgtgcacacacacgtgcactagcacgtgcacattaatacacatatgcacacacacgtgcacacacttacacacgtgcacacgcacgtgcacctacacatgtgcacacgcacgtgcattagcacgtgcacacacgtgcacacgcataaacgtgcacacacacacgtgcactagcacgtgcacatgcatacacatatgcacacacacgtgcacctacacacgtgcacacacacgtgcacacacgtgcacgcacgtacacctacacacgtgcacacacttgcacacacacacatgcacaaaaacacttacacacacacgtgcgctagcacgtgcacacacatgcgcacacacgtgcacacacatgcactagcacgtgcacacacacacttacacacacacgtgcacatgctactacacacgtgcacacacttagacacacgcgtgcacacgcataaacgtgcacacgcacgtgcacacgcataaacgtgcacacgcacttgcacacgcataaacgtgcactagcacgtgcacctacacacgtgcacacacacgtgcactagcactccCAGGAgtctgggaggagtctctgcctcagtgggaggagtctctgtcttagggggaggagtctgttagggggaggagtctctgtcattaggggaggagtctcttagggggaggagtctctcagggggaggagtctcttagggggaggagtctctgtcattaggggaggagtctctgcctcagggggaggagtctctcagggggaggggtctctcagggggaggagtctcttagggggaggagtctctgtcattaggggaggagtctctgcctcagggggaggagtctctgtcttagggggaggagtctcttagagggaggagtctctcagggggaggagtctcttagggggaggagtctctgtcattaggggaggagtctctgccaaagggggaggagtctcttagggggaggagtctctgcctcagggggaggagtctctgtcttagtgggaggagtctctgcctcagggggaggagtctctgcctcagggggaggagtctctgttttagagggaggagtctcttagggggaggagtctcttagggggaggagtctctacctcagggggaggagtctctgcctcagggggaggagtctctgttttagagggaggagtctcttagggggaggagtctcttcctcagtgggaggagtctctcagtgggaggagtctcttagggggaggagtctctcagggggaggagtctctgcctcagtgggaggagtctctgttttagagggaggagtctcttagggggaggagtctctgcctcagggggaggagtctcttagggggaggagtctctgcctcagggggaggagtctctgttttagagggaggagtctcttagggggaggagtctcttagtgggaggagtgtctgcctcagggggaggagtctctgtctcagggggaggagtctctgtcttagggggaggagtctctgtcttagggggaggagtctcttagtgggaggagtctctgcctcagggggaggagtctctcagggggaggagtctctgtcttagggggaggagtctctgtctcagggggaggagtctctgcctcagggggaggagtctctgtctcagggggaggagtctctcagggggaggagtctctgtcttagggggaggagtctcttagtgggaggagtctctgtctcagggggaggagtctctcagggggaggagtctctgtctcagggggaggagtctctatcttagggggaggtgtctcttagggggaggagcctctgcctcagggggaggagtatctatcttagggggaggagtctctcagtgggaggagtctctcagtgggaggagtctctgcctcagggggaggagtctctgcctcagggggaggagtctctgttttagagggaggagtctcttagggggaggagtctctgcctcagtgggaggagtctctgcctcagggggaggagtctctgtcttagttggaggagtgtctgttttagagggaggagtctcttagggggaggagtctctgcctcagggggaggagtctcttagggggaggagtctctgcctcagggggaggagtctcttagggggaggagtctctgcctcagggggaggagtctctgcctcagggggaggagtctctgtcttagggggaggagtctcttagggggaggagtctctgcctcagggggaggagtctcttagggggaggagtctccgcctcagggggaggagtctctgcctcagggggaggagtctctgtcttagggggaggagtctcttagggggaggagcctctgcctcagggggaggagtatctatcttagggggaggagtctctgtcttagggggaggagtctcttagggggaggagtctctcagggggaggagtctcttagggggaggagtctcttagtgggaggagtctctgcctagggggaggagtctctcagggggaggagtctctgtcttagggggaggagtctcttcctcagtgggaggagtctcttagggggaggagtctcttagggggaggagtctctgcctcagtgggaggagtctctgcctcagggggaggagtctctgtcttagttggaggagtgtctgttttagagggaggagtctcttagggggaggagtctctgcctcagggggaggagtctcttagggggaggagtctcttagtgggaggagtctctgcctcagggggaggagtctctgtcttagggggaggagtctcttagggggaggagcctctgcctcagggggaggagtatctatcttagggggaggagtctctgtcttagggggaggagtctcttagggggaggagtctctcagggggaggagtctcttagggggaggagtctcttagggggaggagtctctcagggggaggagtctctgcctcagtgggaggagtctctgcctcagggggaggagtctctgtcttagttggaggagtgtctgttttagagggaggagtctcttagggggaggagtctctgcctcagggggaggagtctctgttttagagggaggagtctcttagggggaggagtctcttagtgggaggagtctctgcctcagggggaggagtctctgtcttagggggaggagtctcttagggggaggagcctctgcctcagggggaggagtatctatcttagggggaggagtctctgtcttagggggaggagtctctgtcttagggggaggaatctcttagggggaggagtctctcagggggaggagtcttttagtgggaggagtctctgcctcagtgggaggagtctctgcctcagtgggaggagtctctgcctcagggggaggagtctctcagtgggaggagtctcttagggggaggagtctctcagggggaggagtctctgcctcagtgggaggagtctctgcctcagggggaggagtctctgtcttagttggaggagtgtctgttttagagggaggagtctcttagggggaggagtctcttagggggaggagtctctcagggggaggagtctcttagggggaggggtctctcagggggaggagtctcttagggggaggagtctctcagggggaggggtctctcagggggaggagtctcttagggggaggggtctcttagtgggaggagtctctgcctcagggggaggagtctctgcctcagggggaggagtctctgtcttagggggaggagtctcttcctcagtgggaggagtctctcagtgggaggagtctcttagggggaggagtctcttagggggaggagtctctgtcattaggggaggagtctctgcctcagggggaggagtctctgtcttagggggaggagtctcttagagggaggagtctctcagggggaggagtctcttagggggaggagtctctgtcattaggggaggagtctctgcctcagggggaggagtctcttagggggaggagtctctgcctcagggggaggagtctctgtcttagtgggaggagtctctgcctcagggggaggagtctctgcctcagggggaggagtctctgttttagagggaggagtctcttagggggaggagtctcttagggggaggagtctctcagggggaggagtctctgcctcagtgggaggagtctctgcctcagggggaggagtctcatttttagagggaggagtctcttagggggaggagtctctgcctcagggggaggagtctcttagggggaggggtctctgcctcagggggaggagtctctgttttagagggaggagtctcttagggggaggagtctcttagtgggaggagtctctgcctcagggggaggagtctctgtctcagggggaggagtctctgtcttagggggaggagtctcttagtgggaggagtctctgtctcagggggaggagtctctcagggggaggagtctctgtctcagggggaggagtctctatcttagggggaggtgtctcttagggggaggagcctctgcctcagggggaggagtatctatcttagggggaggagtctctcagtgggaggagtctctcagtgggaggagtctctgcctcagggggaggagtctctgcctcagggggaggagtctctgtcttagttggaggagtgtctgttttagagggaggagtctcttagggggaggagtctctgcctcagggggaggagtctcttagggggaggagtctctgcctcagggggaggagtctcttagggggaggagtctccgcctcagggggaggagtctctgcctcagggggaggagtttctgtcttagggggaggagtctctgtcttagggggaggagtctcttagggggaggagtctctcagggggaggagtctctgtctcagggggaggagtctctatcttagggggaggagtctctcagtgggaggagtctctcagtgggaggagtctctgcctcagggggaggagtctctgcctcagggggaggagtctctgttttagggggaggagtctgttagggggtggagtctcttcctcagggggaggagtctctgcctcagggggaggagtctctgtcattaggggaggagtctcttagggggaggagtctctgcctcagggggaggagtctcttagggggaggagtctctgcctcagggggaggagtctcttagggggaggagtctccgcctcagggggaggagtctctgcctcagggggaggagtctctgtcttagggggaggagtctctgtcttagggggaggagtctcttagggggaggagtctctcagggggaggagtctcttagggggaggagtctctcagggggaggagtctcttagggggaggagtctctgccttagggggaggagtctctgttttagagggaggagtctcttagggggaggagtctcttagggggaggagtctctcagggggaggagtctctgcctcagtgggaggagtctctgcctcagtgggaggagtctcttagggggaggagtctcttagggggaggagtctcttagtgggaggagtctctgcctcagggggagtagtctcttagggggaggggtctctgcctcagggggaggagtctctgttttagagggaggagtctcttagggggaggagtctcttagtgggaggagtctctgcctcagggggaggagtctctgtctcagggggaggagtctctcagggggaggagtctctgtcttagggggagga from Odontesthes bonariensis isolate fOdoBon6 chromosome 11, fOdoBon6.hap1, whole genome shotgun sequence includes:
- the LOC142391168 gene encoding NLR family CARD domain-containing protein 3-like, which produces MLTSLLMCDSRLTRRCPGNRSACGSPVSLTVCGRKVKSALKKKFQCVFEGIPKAGKPTLLNQIYTELYITEGGTGEVNDEHEVRQIEAASRKAGRAETSIRQEDIFKGPPGRDEPIRTVLTKGVAGIGKTVLTQKFTLDWAEGKANQDIHFMFPFTFRELNVLRERKFSLVELVHHFFTETKAAGICSFEQFQVVFIFDGLDECRLPLDFHSKEPLTDATEPTSVDVLLTNLIRGKLLPSARLWITTRPAAANQIPAGCVGMVTEVRGFTDPQKEEYFRKRFRDSEQASRIISHIQTSRSLHIMCHIPVFCWITATVLEDVLDTREGAELPSTLTEMYIHFLVVQAKVKKLKYDVRSETDPHWSPESREMIESLGKLAFEQLQKGNLIFYESDLTECGIDISAASVYSGVFTQIFREERGLYQEKVFCFIHLSVQEFLAALHVHLTFINSGLNLMGEQKTSWLSETKEDESAETDVYMSAVDKALQTSDGHLDLFVRFLLGLSMQGNQKLLRGLLRQTECSSQTNQETVDYIKEKISENLSAERSINLFHCLNELNDRSLVEEIQQALSSGSLSTDKLSPAQWSALVFILLSSGQHLDEFDLKKYSPSEEALLRLLPIIKASKRALLSFCNLSERSCAALSSALSSQASSLKELDLSHNSLKDSGVKQLSAGLKSPSCSLETLRLNDCKLSERSCEALSSVLSSKSSSLIQLDLTNNDLQDSGATLLSTGLESPCCKLKTLSLSGCLITEEGCASLAEAVTSNPKSHLRELDLSYNHPGDSGVKLLTDRLEDPNCKLETLRVEPAGERWLTPGLRKYSCRLTIDTNTVDRVLKLSDSNRKVTHVEEVQSYPDHPDRFHGWCPQLLCGNVLTGRCHWEVEWRGGVNISVSYRGISRRGGGRDCAFGWNDQSRSLFCSDGGYFVNMKAYF